The nucleotide window CCGTTCAAATGCTGTTCGTCGTTCCTTACGGCGTCGATTCAGGGTGGGCGCGGGGGGAACTCTGGGACCAAGCCGCGCGTGTCCCCGGTGCGCGTGTCGCCCTGGACCTGGACGGAGTGCAGGCGCGGCTGTTCGGCGCCGAAACGTCCGGGCACGCCACGCTGACCGCACCGAACGGGGCGGTGGTGTTCAGCGGCGGGTTGACGCCGAGCCGCGGGCGGGCCGGCGAAGGGTTGGCCCGACGGGCGGTACTGAGTTGGGTGCGTGGGGGGACCGGCGCCTCCACCGCCCCGGTGTTCGGGTGCGAGCTTTTGACCCCTGGTGCGTGAGCCGCGATCTGAGTGGGGTGTGCGATGTCGAACGCAGCAGGAGCGAACCGGGCCGGGCGCGTCGTCGAACTGGCGGCGCTGGCTCGCGGGGCGATCCACCGGCGCACGGACCGCACGTTCGCTGTGCTGTTGCTGCTCCAATGGTTCGCGATGGTGGCGCTGGCGGTGTGGGTGTCGCCGCGCACCTGGTCCGGGGCCGACAGCCGCACGCACCCACACATCTGGGCGGCAGTCGCCTTGGGCGGGTTGGTCGTTTCGCTGCCGGTAGCTCTGGCGCTGCGGCGCCCGGGAGCGACCAGCACCCGGTGTGTGATCGCGGCCGCACAGATGCTCTCCGCCGGGGTCCTGATCCACCTGACCGGCGGGCGCATCGAGACCCACTTCCACGTGTTCGGGTCGCTCGCGTTCCTGGCCCTGTACCGCGACTGGCGGGTGCTGCTGGTGGCGTCCGCGGTGACCGCCCTGGACCACATCGCGCGCGGGCTCGCGTGGCCCGAGTCCGTCTACGGAACCGTTGCCGGGGCCGACTGGCGGTGGGTCGAACACGCCGGCTGGGTGGTGTTCCTGGACGTGTTCCTCGGCGCGTCGTGCTGGTGGGGCGAGCGCGACCTGACCCGCACGGCCCAGCGCGAAGCGGAACTGGAAGCGGCCCACGCGACCGTCGAGGAGCGGATCCGCGAGCGCACCGCCGAGTTGTGGCAGCAGGAAGAGCGGTTCCGCAGCGCGTTCGACAGCGCCGCGATCGGGATGGCGATCCTCACCCCCGAGGGCCGGTTCGTGCGCGTCAACCGCGTCCTGTGCGACACGGTCGGATACACCGATGAGCAACTGTTACAGTGCGCGTTCGAGGCCGTCACCCACCCGGACGACCGGCCCGCGGACGCGGCGTTTACGGCCCGGATGATCTCCGGCGAGATCGCCAGCTACCAGCGCGAGAAGCGGTACGTCCACAAGGCCGGGTCGGTCGTGTGGGTGCAGGTCAACGTGTCGCTGGTGCGCGACGCGGCGGGCCGACCGCACCACGTGGTGTCGCAGATCCTCGACATCACCGCCCGCAAGGAGTGGGAAGAGGTGCTCCGGCGGGCGACCGCGGCGGCGGAGGCGGCGAGCCGCGCGAAGAGCGAGTTTCTGGCGAACATGAGCCACGAGATTCGCACCCCCATGAACGGAATCGTGGGGATGACGGAGCTGCTGCTGGAGACCCGGCTGACCCCCGAGCAGCGGGAGTCGGTAGGGCTGGTCAAGTCGTCCGCCGACGCGCTGCTGACGGTGATCAACGACATCCTCGACTTCTCCAAGATCGAGGCCGGCAAGCTGGACCTGGATCCGCTCCCGTTCTCGCTCCGGGACATGGTCGGGGACACGCTCAAGGCGCTCGCCGGGCGGGCCCACGCGAAGGGCCTCGAACTGGCTTGCGAGTTGCTCCCCGATTTGCCGGACGTGCTCCTCGGGGACGCCCACCGGCTGCGCCAGGTTCTGACCAACCTGGTGGGCAACGCGATCAAGTTCACCGACCGCGGCGAGGTCCTCGTTCGGTGCGAGCGGGTGCCCGAATCGGGGGACGCGGTGGTGCTGCGGTTCAGCGTCACGGACACGGGGATCGGGATTCCCGGTGAAAAGCTGAAGGCGGTGTTCGAGCCGTTCACCCAGGCGGACGGGAGCACCACCCGCAAGTACGGGGGCACCGGGCTCGGGCTCACCATCTGCCAGCGACTGGTGGGGCTCATGGGGGGCCGGTTGTGGGCCGAGAGCGAGTCCGGAAAGGGGAGCACGTTCTCGTTCGACGCGCGCCTGGAACTGGCCAAAGGGGCCTTCGCCCGCGCGGCCGAAACGCCCGTGGACCTCACCGACTTTCCGATCCTGATTGTGGACGACAACGCGACCAACCGGCGGGTTCTGGCCGAGACGGTGCGCCACTGGGGCGCGAAGCCGACGTGCTCGGCGAGCGGGCCGGAGGGCCTTGACGAGCTGCGCTGGGCCGCCGCAACCGGGAAGCCGTTTCCGCTGGTGCTGCTCGACGGGATGATGCCCGGGTTGGACGGGTTCTCGACCGCCGAGCGGATCGTGGGCGATTCGGAGTTGGCGGGCACCGCGGTGCTCATGCTCACGTCCGCGGACCGCCAGGGCGACGCGGCCCGGTGCCGCGAGATCGGGGTGGCCGCGTACCTGGTGAAGCCCGTCAAGAGCGCCGAACTGAGCCGGGCCATCGCGGCGGCGCTCCGCGGCACCTGTGCCCTAAACGCCTCGCCCGCCGATTCACGGACGCCGCGCGAGGCCGCGGGCCGGGGCCCAGCGCCGCAGGGGCCGCGGCTGCGGGTGCTGGTGGCCGAGGACAACCCGGTGAACCAGCGGGTCGTCCTCCGGCTGCTGGAGAAGTTCGGACACGCGGTCACCATGACCGCCGACGGGCGCCAGGCGGTCGACGCGCTAAGCCGCGAACCGTTCGACATCGTGCTGATGGACGTGCAGATGCCAGAAATGGACGGATTCGAGGCGACCCAGGTGATCCGCCGGCGCGAGGCGGGAACCGGGCGCCACACGCTCATCGTGGCAATGACCGCGCACGCCATGAAAGGCGACCGCGAGCGGTGCCTTATCGCGGGCATGGATGATTACGTGAGCAAGCCCGTCCAACGGTCCGAGCTGACCCGGGTGTTGGACCGGGCGACGGCGACGGCGACCGTGACTGCAAACGTAGCTACACCCGGACCAGCGATACCGGCCGGGGCCGCGGAGCCGGCGTTCGATCGCGCCGGCGCGGTCGAACGCCTGGCCGGCGACGAGGAGCTGTTCACCGAGGTGGCAGGGCTCTTCCGTTCGGACTCGGAGCGGTTCCTTGAGGAGTTGCGCGAGGCCGTCAGCGGCGGGGACGCGGTGGCGGTCCGCCGTGCGGCGCACGGTCTCAAGGGGGCGGCTGGGTATCTGAGCGCGAAGCCGGTGGTGGACACGGCACAGGCGCTGGAGGCGATCGGCGCGACAGGCAATTTGAGTACCGCTCCGGTCGCGCTGGAGCGACTGACGTGTGAGGTGCGCCGCCTCACCGCCGCACTTGCGGCCGCGCCCGAACTGGCACCCGGCTAGCGGTCGCGCCAGCCACCGTGTCGAAACGTCCATCACCGCGCACTCGTCGGCCCGGTTCAGCCACGGGATCTTTACAGTGTGCCGGAAGGTCGTAATCGCCGCAAGATGCGCGCGATGGACTGAACGAGTCGTCCCGACGCCGGAGCACCGCCGCTCTGCGACCCGACTATCACGGCGTCTGGTCCGATTTTGTCGGCAGCTTCTCCGGCGCAGCGGGCTTCTCGGGCTCACTTCCGCCGCGGACGCGATCGATCGTCGCGGACGGCTTCTCCAGGTCGACGACCACTTCCTTGTCCCAGATGCGCTCCCCTTCGTTCGCGGCTTTGTCCAGGGCGCGCACGCGGACGTAGAACTTCCACACCTTATCGTCCGGCACCTCCCACGCGTACCGCCCGCTGGTCGCCGTGAGGTTGTTGTCCAACCGGTACTTGATCTCGTTCCACTGCTTCGCGGAACGATCGAGAGACCACTCCAAGCTCACCGGCTGCGGCATGAGGTTCGGGTCGACCACGGTCCAGGTGATCTCCACCAGCGGCCCGCGGACCCCGCCGGGCTTAACCTGAACCGCCGTGATCTGAACCTCGGGCGGTTTGGTGTCCACGACCACCAGCACCATCGCGGGGTCGTCCTTCTTGGGCGGATCGGCTTTCGCACCGGCGCCGCTCTCGGGGATGATGTAAAACCCGTAGGTGCCCTCACGCTCGGCCTTGTACGGCAGCGACAGCTTGTGCGGCCCCTTGCTGTCCGGCGTCAGCTTTTTCTCGTAGCGGGCCACGTGCGCCCAGTCGCCCTGGTCCTTTTGAACGTACAGGTGAGCCGCCTGCACCCCGGACCGGCCCATCTTTTGAACGGTGGACTCGACGGTGAAGTCCAGCCGGTTGACGAAGTCGATGCGCGGCTGCGGGAGTGTGGTGCCGGTGAACGTGCCACCGCCGCTTTTGGGCAACCCGACCATGGTGCCGGACTCGGCCGGGATGCGCACCACCGGCGACGAACCTTCGTGTCCGGCCCGGTCGCGGGCGACCACCCGCACGTCGAGCGACTTACCTTGAGGGATCTTCCATGCGTAGCTGTCGCTCGCCTTGAACACCCGGTTGGGGGCGTCGATTTTGGTCCACTCGGAACTAGTGGGCCACTTGCACTCAAGCGTGACACCGGCCGGGTCCAGGTTGTCGTCGGTCGCGCGCCACTCGACGCCGCTCCCGAGCGGGGCGAGTTGGACCCGCGGGAACGTGGTGTCGATGACCACACGGATGGTGGCGGCAAGGGCGTCGAACTTCGGGTTCACTTCACCGTTCGCGAAGATGTACTGCCCCACGAACTCGTAGTCGCCGTCGCGCGGCGCGTCGAAGATGATGCCCTTCTTGTTGCCGTTGATGTCGCTGAGCCCGGTGAGCGGCAGCTTCGGCCCCTTCTGGAACGTTCCGCGGTTGAGCGCGTAGTAGAGCTGGATGTGGGTCGGCTTCGGGTCCATCTTCGCGACCGCGTCCTGATCGATCGGGAACCCGAACGAGCGGTGCGGCCAATAGTACGGGCGGAGCCCGCCGAACGGGTCGTCCTGGGTGCGTGCGGCAGTAGACAGCGCGAGCGCGGCCAACAGACCGAGGGCGAAGCGGAGGCTGTTTCGAGCTCGCACGGTGGACCTCCCTTGTGGCGCGGAGGGATCCGATGCGCCATGTCCCCATGATCGACCAGAGAAGCTGGGGAACTTGAAGGAAAGGGCCGCGACTGCGCGAGGAGTGAGGAGTTGCCGTTTGACATTTGGGCGTGCCCCTCACTCTCGATCCTCCTCTACTTGCCTTTCACGTACTTGGCTGGATCGGCGTTGAACTCGTCGCGGCACCCGGAGCAGCACACGTAGTACGTCTTGCCCATGTACGTGACCGGGATGTTCGCCGACCCACCCGACACGATGCACTCGGGCTTCTTCGCGCCGCCCGCGAACGACTCTCCGTCCTTGCTCCCTGACATTTGATGAACCGTCGAGAAAAGCCCTTTTCCGCCGTCCTGTTTTTCGTATTTCATGGCGAACCGCGCGCCCTCTGCAATAGTGTTCATCGTCACGCGGTACACGTCGCCGGTCTTGGCGTCCTTGCGGTCCACTTTCAGCGCGCCCTTGGCGATGTCACCTTCAAACGTCTGGGCCTCTCCCTTGCCGCTCGGGGTGAGCGCGAGCACGTACTTTTTCTTGTCCAGGTTGTACCGCAGTTCGCCGCCGGAGAAGTACTTGCCCTTTCCCTCCGCGAACTCGACCGCGATCCACGCCTCCCCGTCCTTGAACTTCCACCCCCAGGCCACCTTTTCCTTCCAGGCGTCCGTTTTGCCCCCCACCTTCTGGGTGCCTTCGAGGTTCCACGTGCCGACGAAGTCCTGAACCTCTTGCAGCGCCTTTTTGACCTTCGCCGCGTCGTCGGGCTTGGCCTTCTTGTTCGGTTGGGCCAGGCCGGCGGCCGAGGCCAGCGCGAGAATGCCGGCCGCAAGCGCGGCAAGGGCGGCGGTCCGCTGGAACATCGCGTAACTCCTGTTGGTTTCGTGGAGAAGTAAGCGGCGGGTCGGGCAGAGTTTGGACGCGGTGCCGCCGGTTCAGTTCCACAACTCCATGATACCCTAGCCCACGAAAATACCATCCGCGGCTTCAGGCCCGAATGCGAGGGCGTCATTGGGGCCGTCCGGGGCCTCGTCGAACGCGTCGGAGGAGGTCTCGACGACCGAGGCGAACACCGGTCCCGCGATCAGGTCCGCGAACCCGCCACCGCTGTGGGTCGGTGGGTCGATTGTGAACCGCTCCCGCCGCACGACGGTTTCGGTGATCCCGTCGGTGAACCCGGTGCTGTTCACGTCGCCCGCGGCCCGGTACGTTCCGCTGTTAGAACCGAAGAAGGGCATAACCACCACCGTTCGTGGGCCGAATGAAGTAGCGCCGAACACACCATGGCGTGTTCGGCGCTACTTCATTCGGCCCACGAACGGCAACCCGGTGCAGTAGGTTGTGTGCCGCGTTTGAAAGTGCGGCGCCCGCCCCCTGCGGAACCGGTACAGGTGGCAGCCGCTTTCGGGCGGAACAGGTCGCGCCCTTCAGAGTAGCCGGCGACGGCAATTACAAACGAACCGTTTAGTGCGATATCAAACAGCAAA belongs to Gemmata obscuriglobus and includes:
- a CDS encoding YHS domain-containing protein; the protein is MFQRTAALAALAAGILALASAAGLAQPNKKAKPDDAAKVKKALQEVQDFVGTWNLEGTQKVGGKTDAWKEKVAWGWKFKDGEAWIAVEFAEGKGKYFSGGELRYNLDKKKYVLALTPSGKGEAQTFEGDIAKGALKVDRKDAKTGDVYRVTMNTIAEGARFAMKYEKQDGGKGLFSTVHQMSGSKDGESFAGGAKKPECIVSGGSANIPVTYMGKTYYVCCSGCRDEFNADPAKYVKGK
- a CDS encoding hybrid sensor histidine kinase/response regulator, which gives rise to MSNAAGANRAGRVVELAALARGAIHRRTDRTFAVLLLLQWFAMVALAVWVSPRTWSGADSRTHPHIWAAVALGGLVVSLPVALALRRPGATSTRCVIAAAQMLSAGVLIHLTGGRIETHFHVFGSLAFLALYRDWRVLLVASAVTALDHIARGLAWPESVYGTVAGADWRWVEHAGWVVFLDVFLGASCWWGERDLTRTAQREAELEAAHATVEERIRERTAELWQQEERFRSAFDSAAIGMAILTPEGRFVRVNRVLCDTVGYTDEQLLQCAFEAVTHPDDRPADAAFTARMISGEIASYQREKRYVHKAGSVVWVQVNVSLVRDAAGRPHHVVSQILDITARKEWEEVLRRATAAAEAASRAKSEFLANMSHEIRTPMNGIVGMTELLLETRLTPEQRESVGLVKSSADALLTVINDILDFSKIEAGKLDLDPLPFSLRDMVGDTLKALAGRAHAKGLELACELLPDLPDVLLGDAHRLRQVLTNLVGNAIKFTDRGEVLVRCERVPESGDAVVLRFSVTDTGIGIPGEKLKAVFEPFTQADGSTTRKYGGTGLGLTICQRLVGLMGGRLWAESESGKGSTFSFDARLELAKGAFARAAETPVDLTDFPILIVDDNATNRRVLAETVRHWGAKPTCSASGPEGLDELRWAAATGKPFPLVLLDGMMPGLDGFSTAERIVGDSELAGTAVLMLTSADRQGDAARCREIGVAAYLVKPVKSAELSRAIAAALRGTCALNASPADSRTPREAAGRGPAPQGPRLRVLVAEDNPVNQRVVLRLLEKFGHAVTMTADGRQAVDALSREPFDIVLMDVQMPEMDGFEATQVIRRREAGTGRHTLIVAMTAHAMKGDRERCLIAGMDDYVSKPVQRSELTRVLDRATATATVTANVATPGPAIPAGAAEPAFDRAGAVERLAGDEELFTEVAGLFRSDSERFLEELREAVSGGDAVAVRRAAHGLKGAAGYLSAKPVVDTAQALEAIGATGNLSTAPVALERLTCEVRRLTAALAAAPELAPG